The following coding sequences lie in one Thalassoglobus polymorphus genomic window:
- a CDS encoding DUF1501 domain-containing protein has protein sequence MTVRSTKSRNKHQRSIQSEQMSRREFGALTAALGAFSSPLAMAQQAAPSASGKAKRVIMIFNCGAPSHIDLWDPKPDADPAVRGEFQTIGTSVPGIQVTEMLPRMAQRMDKLAIVRSVHHKHSAHNSGMYWSIAGRPYRLDSTLITPSPADLPGFGTLIGWLAQQDGYNSAVPPYVITPKPHCDSFVYLTPGQFGGCLGVKYDPFVLNDDPNAKNFKVRDLNLNSAITQARFKDRLDILRQFGDHQQSVVSSTAETRDTFHETAVNVISRGDAGRAFDLTQESDAVRDRYGRHSWGQSHLLARRLIESGTKFVSTVNGPSITWDTHKNNFVSMKTRLVPPMEQAYAALLDDLEERGLLDETLVIWMGDFGRTPKINADAGRDHWPSCYSVVLAGGGIRGGQVIGSSDKIGAHPETRPVSPADIHATVYRALGYDPQAITFQSHDGRPIPLCEGESISELLI, from the coding sequence ATGACAGTTCGGTCAACCAAATCGAGAAACAAGCATCAACGCTCGATTCAATCGGAACAAATGTCCCGACGTGAGTTCGGAGCCCTGACTGCTGCTTTGGGAGCCTTCTCTTCGCCCTTGGCGATGGCGCAACAAGCCGCCCCGTCCGCTTCAGGAAAAGCGAAACGGGTCATTATGATTTTCAACTGTGGCGCTCCCAGCCATATCGACCTGTGGGACCCGAAACCGGACGCAGACCCTGCTGTCCGTGGAGAGTTTCAAACGATCGGGACATCGGTTCCCGGAATACAGGTGACAGAGATGTTGCCTCGGATGGCGCAGCGAATGGATAAGCTGGCGATTGTGCGAAGCGTCCATCACAAACATTCTGCCCACAATTCGGGGATGTATTGGTCGATTGCAGGACGTCCCTATCGGCTGGACTCCACTCTCATCACCCCTAGCCCGGCGGACCTGCCTGGGTTTGGAACATTGATCGGGTGGTTGGCTCAACAAGATGGATACAACTCAGCAGTCCCGCCGTATGTCATTACTCCGAAGCCACATTGCGACAGCTTTGTCTATCTGACGCCCGGACAGTTTGGTGGATGTCTTGGTGTGAAATATGATCCGTTCGTTCTCAACGACGATCCAAACGCCAAGAATTTCAAAGTCCGTGACCTGAATCTGAACAGCGCGATCACACAAGCACGTTTCAAGGATCGGCTCGATATTCTGCGTCAGTTTGGTGATCACCAGCAGTCAGTGGTTTCCTCAACTGCAGAAACCCGGGACACCTTTCATGAAACAGCTGTGAATGTGATTTCTCGCGGGGATGCAGGTCGAGCTTTCGATTTGACTCAGGAATCAGACGCTGTCCGAGATCGATACGGACGACACAGCTGGGGACAATCACATCTTCTCGCTCGGCGCCTCATCGAATCCGGGACCAAGTTCGTTTCGACTGTTAACGGTCCCAGCATCACTTGGGATACCCACAAAAACAATTTCGTGAGTATGAAGACCAGGCTCGTCCCTCCAATGGAACAGGCTTACGCCGCCTTGCTGGACGATCTGGAAGAACGTGGACTGCTGGATGAAACTCTCGTCATCTGGATGGGTGACTTTGGACGAACGCCCAAAATCAATGCAGATGCCGGTCGGGACCATTGGCCAAGTTGTTATTCGGTCGTGCTGGCTGGTGGAGGAATCCGCGGTGGTCAGGTGATTGGCTCGTCTGACAAAATTGGAGCCCATCCTGAAACACGCCCTGTCTCCCCCGCAGATATCCACGCAACGGTTTACCGTGCCCTTGGGTACGACCCTCAGGCAATCACTTTTCAATCGCACGACGGTCGCCCGATCCCACTTTGTGAAGGGGAATCGATCAGCGAATTGCTTATCTGA
- a CDS encoding arylsulfatase yields MLRSSKFALCVVGFSFFTVAFVGANGSSCLAQQSTPPPAGSPAATTTIDGKQLPAPDPKFGGVIKPDALNSKPWWAPRIVPPQDAPNVLLIITDDAGFGVPSTFGGVIPTPAMDRVANNGLRYNNIHSTALCSPTRAALITGRNHHSVGFGVISEQSTGFPGYNSIIPEDKATIGRTLLDNGYATSWFGKDHNTPAFAASQAGPFDQWPTGLGFEYFYGFVGGDANQWQPNLFRNTTQIYPFRGKPGWNLVTGMADDAISYLNRMNQTMPDKPFFVKYAPGATHAPHHPTKEWVEKIHNMHLFDDGYNKLRETIFENQKKLGVIPADTELAPWPDEVLKPWDKLTEEEQKLFIKQVEVFAAYAAYNDHEIGRVIQSIEDMGKLENTLIIYINGDNGTSAEGGPLGTPNEVAFFNGVNMMPVEEQMKWYDTWGTEQTYNHMSAGWAWAFDTPFTWFKQNASKLGGIRQNMAISWPARIKDKGGLREQFCHVIDIVPTILEATGIDAPETVDGIPQKPIEGTSLVYTFDKKNAKAPSQHKTQYFEMMGQWALYHEGWLLSTKVNRAPWEAYGAANPDPLNNQVLELYNLNEDFSQSRNIADANADKVQEMKKLFIAEAKKHQVFPMDASVATRLVAPRPNITAGRTEFVYTLPMTGLPQGDSPSILNSSYTITADITVPEEGAEGMILTSGGRFCGYGFYLLKGKPVFLWNVLDLQRIKWEGKEALSPGQHTLEFDFKYEGLGVGTLRFNSMSGLARPGTGTLKVDGKVVTTQKMAKTIPMILQWDESFDIGSDTLTGVNDADYQPPFPLTAKLNKLTLNIDRPQLSAADIKKLEAAMRNNQSSE; encoded by the coding sequence ATGCTTCGTTCCTCCAAATTCGCTCTCTGCGTAGTTGGTTTCTCTTTTTTCACGGTGGCATTTGTTGGAGCGAATGGGAGCAGTTGTCTTGCTCAGCAATCGACACCACCACCCGCAGGGTCACCCGCTGCCACGACGACAATCGATGGGAAACAACTTCCCGCACCGGATCCAAAATTCGGCGGTGTCATCAAACCAGATGCTCTGAATTCGAAACCTTGGTGGGCACCTCGAATTGTTCCACCTCAAGACGCGCCAAACGTGCTGTTGATCATTACAGATGATGCCGGATTCGGAGTGCCAAGCACCTTCGGCGGAGTCATTCCGACTCCTGCAATGGATCGCGTTGCAAACAACGGATTGCGTTACAACAACATTCATTCGACGGCGCTCTGCTCGCCGACACGTGCCGCGCTCATCACAGGCCGAAATCATCACTCGGTCGGGTTCGGAGTGATTTCCGAACAGTCTACTGGATTCCCCGGTTACAACAGCATCATCCCTGAAGATAAGGCGACTATCGGGCGAACCTTGCTTGATAACGGTTACGCCACTTCATGGTTCGGAAAGGATCACAACACGCCGGCATTTGCTGCCAGCCAAGCTGGACCGTTCGATCAGTGGCCGACAGGACTTGGCTTCGAGTATTTCTACGGATTCGTGGGTGGAGATGCGAATCAGTGGCAGCCGAACTTGTTCCGTAATACGACTCAAATCTACCCATTCAGAGGGAAACCTGGCTGGAATCTTGTCACCGGTATGGCCGACGATGCGATCAGCTATCTGAATCGTATGAACCAGACGATGCCCGACAAACCATTCTTCGTCAAATACGCTCCCGGTGCGACTCATGCTCCTCACCATCCGACCAAAGAGTGGGTCGAAAAAATCCACAACATGCACCTTTTCGATGATGGATACAACAAGCTTCGTGAGACGATTTTTGAAAACCAAAAGAAGCTCGGCGTGATTCCAGCTGACACAGAACTGGCCCCCTGGCCTGACGAAGTGCTGAAACCCTGGGACAAGCTGACTGAAGAAGAGCAGAAACTCTTTATTAAACAGGTCGAAGTCTTTGCTGCATATGCTGCATACAACGACCACGAAATCGGTCGAGTGATCCAGTCTATCGAGGACATGGGCAAGCTTGAGAACACACTGATCATTTACATTAACGGTGACAACGGCACCAGTGCCGAAGGTGGTCCTCTCGGAACACCTAACGAAGTTGCGTTCTTCAACGGTGTCAACATGATGCCGGTCGAAGAGCAGATGAAATGGTATGACACATGGGGAACCGAACAGACATACAACCATATGTCAGCAGGCTGGGCGTGGGCATTCGACACCCCGTTTACGTGGTTCAAACAGAACGCCTCGAAACTTGGTGGCATCCGTCAAAATATGGCGATCTCATGGCCTGCCCGAATCAAGGACAAAGGGGGACTACGTGAGCAGTTCTGCCACGTGATTGATATCGTCCCAACCATTCTCGAAGCTACAGGCATCGACGCGCCTGAAACCGTAGACGGTATTCCTCAGAAACCGATTGAGGGAACAAGCCTTGTTTACACATTCGACAAAAAGAACGCGAAAGCACCCTCGCAGCATAAGACTCAGTATTTCGAGATGATGGGGCAATGGGCGCTCTACCATGAAGGCTGGTTGCTCAGCACGAAAGTGAATCGCGCACCGTGGGAAGCGTACGGGGCAGCAAACCCTGACCCGCTCAACAATCAGGTTCTCGAACTATACAACCTCAACGAAGACTTCAGCCAATCTCGGAACATCGCTGACGCGAATGCCGACAAGGTGCAGGAGATGAAGAAATTGTTCATCGCCGAGGCGAAAAAACACCAAGTCTTTCCAATGGATGCCTCAGTCGCAACCCGGCTTGTGGCTCCTCGGCCAAACATCACTGCGGGGCGCACAGAATTTGTTTACACACTGCCGATGACTGGTCTCCCACAGGGGGATTCGCCGTCCATCCTGAATAGTTCTTACACGATCACGGCTGACATCACTGTGCCTGAAGAAGGAGCCGAAGGGATGATCCTCACCTCAGGAGGTCGTTTCTGTGGCTACGGATTTTACCTTCTTAAAGGCAAGCCGGTCTTCCTTTGGAACGTACTCGACTTACAGCGAATTAAGTGGGAAGGGAAAGAGGCACTCAGCCCGGGGCAACATACTCTGGAGTTCGACTTCAAGTACGAGGGACTCGGCGTAGGGACGCTCAGATTCAACAGCATGAGTGGACTGGCACGCCCCGGAACAGGTACTCTCAAGGTCGATGGCAAAGTGGTTACGACCCAAAAAATGGCAAAGACAATTCCGATGATTCTTCAATGGGATGAAAGCTTCGACATCGGCTCCGACACTCTGACTGGGGTCAACGATGCCGACTATCAGCCGCCATTCCCGTTAACCGCCAAGCTCAACAAGCTGACGCTGAATATCGACCGTCCGCAATTGTCGGCTGCCGACATCAAAAAGCTTGAAGCAGCCATGCGAAACAATCAGTCCAGTGAGTAA
- a CDS encoding YybH family protein, with product MKILLLSTSIFLLGCVSSHHAIAQESAKAESTKPQDSEVAAIRQGSKLFADAFNKHDAKAVAGFWTEDGEYVDETRNGSTLTGRETIEKAYVGFFKANPDAKISIAINSVKMLSNDAAIEDGRTLVEPVAPGTTGMARYTAFHVKVAGKWKMASVRDREIQAPAAYHSLKDLDWLVGSWEAEENGVKLESTCRWIANKTFLERRHSATHLDGSKSEGVQIIGWNPDAGHVQSWEFSSDGGSASGRWLPTDGGWTGAMQGVAGDGSVTSAVNYYIRIDDNAFTWRSTDRTRGGLSLPEADEVVIRRSVPVE from the coding sequence ATGAAGATTCTGCTGCTTTCCACTTCGATTTTCCTCTTGGGCTGCGTTTCTTCGCACCACGCAATTGCACAAGAGAGTGCAAAAGCGGAATCTACGAAACCTCAAGACTCTGAGGTCGCTGCGATCCGACAGGGATCAAAATTGTTTGCAGACGCTTTCAACAAACATGATGCCAAAGCGGTCGCGGGATTCTGGACTGAGGATGGTGAATACGTTGATGAAACGAGAAATGGGAGCACGCTGACCGGTCGAGAAACGATCGAGAAAGCGTACGTTGGATTCTTTAAAGCAAATCCCGACGCGAAGATCAGCATTGCGATCAATTCCGTGAAAATGTTGAGCAATGATGCTGCCATTGAAGATGGACGTACGTTGGTAGAACCTGTGGCTCCCGGGACAACAGGGATGGCTCGATACACAGCCTTCCACGTGAAGGTTGCTGGCAAGTGGAAGATGGCCTCGGTTCGTGATCGCGAGATTCAGGCTCCGGCTGCTTACCATTCTCTCAAGGACCTCGATTGGCTCGTTGGTTCCTGGGAGGCGGAAGAAAATGGAGTCAAACTTGAATCGACTTGCCGCTGGATTGCGAACAAGACATTCCTCGAACGACGCCATTCTGCGACCCATTTAGACGGGTCGAAAAGCGAGGGTGTGCAGATCATCGGCTGGAATCCGGATGCAGGTCACGTCCAGTCGTGGGAGTTCAGCTCTGATGGTGGAAGTGCTAGCGGTCGCTGGCTTCCAACGGACGGAGGCTGGACAGGGGCAATGCAGGGCGTCGCTGGTGATGGAAGCGTCACTTCTGCTGTCAACTACTACATCCGGATCGACGACAATGCCTTCACCTGGAGGTCAACTGACAGAACTCGAGGAGGCTTATCGCTTCCCGAGGCGGACGAAGTCGTCATCAGGCGCAGCGTTCCCGTTGAGTAG
- a CDS encoding dihydrodipicolinate synthase family protein, which produces MKNEDLVSRRTLLKSTLLGASSVAAGTLSQTSISAASPETIAKQVPVKLRSPDYPRFRGPFPILSTPFTNSGEVDFEVLAREARFADWCESPGMIWPQSNDSVDLLTQNEKLEGMEVLAKTSRNLKTTALCLGVQGEDTDDMLVYAKHARKLSPTAVISRPPDTGKTQEDLRQYWRALASVITEQPVMIQTTARRGGVSPSTELLIELAEEFPNFGYVKEESNPVIPRVRKLLESPSIRSVFSARGAYGWLYESRLGTEGLVTERLAYADILAKIWKLMRSGDDPAMLKDMYSKLTLMFNLSQTHPGNLRGYSLYLLKMRGVFNTMISRQYGPNGTTPAQPIIRDLTLSNEEIAEIEWRFESLKPFLKPGKFTG; this is translated from the coding sequence ATGAAGAACGAAGATCTTGTCTCCAGGCGAACTCTCTTGAAGTCCACTCTGCTTGGAGCCTCAAGCGTCGCAGCTGGCACGCTGTCGCAAACTTCAATCAGTGCGGCATCTCCAGAAACAATCGCGAAGCAAGTTCCGGTGAAACTGAGAAGCCCTGACTATCCTCGATTTCGCGGACCATTCCCGATTCTCTCAACTCCCTTTACCAATTCCGGTGAGGTGGACTTCGAGGTGCTTGCCCGCGAGGCGCGGTTTGCCGATTGGTGCGAGAGCCCCGGCATGATCTGGCCGCAGTCGAATGATAGTGTCGATCTGTTAACCCAAAACGAAAAACTCGAAGGGATGGAAGTGCTCGCCAAGACGAGCCGAAATCTGAAGACGACAGCCCTTTGTCTCGGCGTACAGGGTGAAGATACCGACGATATGCTCGTCTACGCCAAACATGCCAGGAAGCTTTCACCGACAGCTGTCATCTCACGACCTCCCGACACCGGCAAGACACAAGAGGACTTGCGACAATACTGGCGAGCACTCGCCTCTGTCATCACAGAGCAGCCAGTGATGATTCAGACAACCGCTCGACGTGGTGGAGTCTCTCCTTCTACTGAGTTGCTAATCGAATTGGCTGAAGAGTTCCCCAACTTCGGGTACGTTAAGGAAGAATCGAATCCGGTTATCCCTCGCGTGCGCAAGTTACTCGAATCTCCGTCGATTCGCAGCGTGTTCAGTGCCAGAGGGGCCTATGGCTGGCTCTACGAGTCACGTCTCGGAACTGAAGGGCTTGTGACCGAACGCCTCGCCTACGCCGACATCCTCGCAAAAATCTGGAAGCTGATGAGAAGTGGTGACGATCCCGCAATGCTCAAGGATATGTACAGCAAGCTAACGCTGATGTTTAACCTTTCACAAACCCACCCCGGAAATTTGCGTGGCTATAGCCTTTACCTGTTAAAAATGCGTGGTGTTTTCAACACGATGATCTCGCGCCAATATGGCCCAAATGGGACCACTCCTGCTCAACCGATCATTCGAGACCTGACACTCTCGAATGAGGAAATCGCCGAAATTGAGTGGAGGTTCGAGTCGCTGAAACCATTCCTCAAGCCGGGTAAGTTCACAGGATAA
- a CDS encoding cation diffusion facilitator family transporter, with translation MSHAEMIVERYNGTSDSFHRLKLLPVERIDALLDRTEISRTYAEVTQAAFLGLVINLLLGVVKLIGGIFGNSFSLIADAVNSIGDVVATIVVLFALRVAQRPADAEHPYGHTRAEGIAASNVALLIIVSAVFVGWEAIQRINAQHEIPPVWTLWIAGANVLIKEGLYQYNVRVGIRTGSSAIIANAWDHRSDAFCSLAVLTGLTVILLGGPQYIWADKVASLVVVAAIVWSGTQLFRSSASELMDVQANSEFVDHIREVALSVEGVEDVETLWVRKSGLEFFADIHIEVDQHLSVATGHRIGHQVKDRLLLEFSNLRDVLVHLEPFPHTHELIQTVEESPENSEG, from the coding sequence TTGAGTCACGCGGAAATGATCGTTGAACGCTACAATGGCACAAGCGATTCGTTCCACCGTCTGAAACTTTTGCCTGTTGAGAGAATTGACGCCTTGTTAGACCGGACTGAAATCTCACGGACTTACGCCGAAGTGACGCAAGCTGCCTTTCTGGGGCTTGTCATCAACCTGTTGCTGGGAGTCGTGAAGCTGATCGGGGGCATCTTCGGCAACTCATTTTCGCTGATTGCAGATGCGGTCAATTCGATTGGCGACGTGGTGGCGACCATCGTAGTCCTATTCGCCCTCCGCGTCGCCCAGCGTCCTGCCGACGCCGAACATCCATATGGACACACACGAGCAGAAGGAATCGCTGCATCAAATGTGGCGTTACTCATCATTGTCTCTGCGGTCTTCGTCGGCTGGGAAGCGATTCAACGGATCAACGCGCAACACGAAATCCCGCCTGTCTGGACACTCTGGATTGCCGGAGCCAATGTTCTCATCAAGGAGGGGTTGTACCAGTATAATGTGCGAGTTGGCATTCGTACGGGATCATCCGCGATCATCGCCAATGCTTGGGATCATCGTAGCGACGCGTTCTGCTCGCTTGCGGTCCTGACGGGACTTACTGTCATCCTTCTCGGTGGGCCTCAATACATTTGGGCAGACAAGGTTGCTTCTCTCGTTGTCGTTGCCGCCATTGTCTGGTCCGGCACACAACTCTTCCGCTCCAGTGCCAGCGAACTGATGGACGTGCAGGCCAATTCCGAGTTTGTGGATCACATCCGAGAAGTGGCATTGTCGGTTGAGGGCGTGGAAGATGTGGAAACACTCTGGGTGCGAAAGTCTGGGCTGGAGTTCTTCGCCGACATCCACATCGAGGTCGATCAGCACCTCTCCGTTGCTACGGGGCATCGTATCGGCCACCAAGTAAAAGACCGGCTCTTACTGGAGTTTTCAAACTTGAGAGATGTACTGGTCCATCTGGAACCTTTTCCTCATACGCACGAACTCATCCAAACCGTTGAAGAGTCACCTGAAAACAGCGAAGGGTGA